Proteins encoded in a region of the Bacillus sp. T3 genome:
- the yqeH gene encoding ribosome biogenesis GTPase YqeH, with amino-acid sequence MNEQLACIGCGVKIQTEHPAELGYAPKSALEKDTIICQRCFRLKNYNEVQDVQLTDDDFLKILNEIGKKDALIVKIVDIFDFNGSWLPGLHRFVGHNKILLIGNKVDLLPKSVKPNKLINWMKQGAKELGLKAEDVLLVSASKGQFIREAVAAIEHYRNGKDVYVVGCTNVGKSTFINRVIKEFSGEDEVITTSHFPGTTLDIIEIPLSDNRALIDTPGIINHHQMAHFVDKRDLKYITPKKEIKPKIYQLNEGQTLFFGGLARFDYLTGGRRSFTCYLSNELSIHRTKVEKADELYQNHAGELLTPPRKDQLNEFPELVRHEFMIKEGKTDVVFSGLGWVTVNEPGAKVSAYVPKGVHVMLRKSLI; translated from the coding sequence GTGAATGAACAATTAGCTTGTATTGGCTGTGGTGTAAAAATTCAAACAGAACATCCAGCTGAATTGGGCTACGCCCCAAAATCTGCATTAGAAAAGGATACAATCATTTGTCAACGTTGTTTCCGTTTGAAAAATTACAATGAGGTTCAGGATGTCCAATTGACGGATGATGATTTTTTAAAAATCTTAAACGAGATTGGGAAAAAGGATGCCCTTATTGTTAAAATTGTTGATATTTTTGATTTTAATGGCAGTTGGCTACCAGGCTTGCATCGGTTCGTTGGCCACAACAAGATTTTATTAATTGGCAACAAAGTCGATTTATTACCCAAATCTGTAAAGCCGAATAAATTGATTAATTGGATGAAGCAGGGAGCTAAAGAGCTTGGCTTAAAGGCGGAGGATGTACTGCTTGTTAGTGCCTCAAAGGGCCAGTTTATTCGTGAAGCGGTTGCAGCCATTGAACACTATCGCAATGGTAAAGACGTGTATGTTGTTGGTTGTACAAATGTTGGTAAATCAACGTTTATAAACCGCGTAATTAAGGAGTTTTCAGGTGAAGATGAGGTCATTACTACCTCGCATTTCCCGGGAACAACCCTAGATATTATTGAAATTCCACTTTCAGATAATAGAGCATTAATCGATACACCAGGAATTATTAATCATCATCAAATGGCTCATTTTGTAGACAAGCGTGACTTAAAATACATTACACCAAAGAAGGAAATTAAGCCTAAAATATATCAGTTGAATGAAGGACAAACCTTGTTCTTCGGAGGACTAGCTCGATTTGATTATCTGACTGGTGGACGACGCTCGTTTACTTGCTATTTATCAAATGAACTTTCCATCCATCGAACGAAGGTGGAAAAAGCGGATGAACTTTATCAAAACCATGCGGGAGAGCTCCTTACACCACCAAGGAAAGACCAGCTAAATGAGTTTCCAGAGCTTGTGCGCCATGAATTTATGATTAAAGAAGGAAAAACAGATGTTGTCTTCTCAGGTCTTGGTTGGGTAACGGTAAATGAGCCTGGAGCTAAGGTTTCTGCTTATGTACCTAAAGGTGTTCATGTCATGTTAAGGAAATCACTTATATAA